Proteins found in one Corynebacterium canis genomic segment:
- the betT gene encoding choline BCCT transporter BetT, with protein MPPVRSAPILFFVRGKQISSRRSVNTPVFATTLIGVIALVAWAFFGHDSAEMALTAVTGWIAQKLGWFYVLTATVAVIFVIVVAISKLGTLRLGPDDSRPQFSLFSWSAMLFAAGIGVDLMFFSVAEPVTQYYMPPQGPGETRQAAEEAVVFALFHYGISGWAMYSLLGMAFGFFAFRWGMPLTLRSALYPLLGKRVQGTLGHSVDVAATLGTVFGIAASLSIGVVQLNYGLTLLFGWEEGEQVQTALVVFSVAIAALSAVSGVDRGIKRLSEINVLMAIVLMTYVVITGKTAFLLDAMVMNIGDYAYHFVDWSLDTYAYSETPEQTRAWLASWTLFFWAWWVAWAPFVGLFLARISRGRTLREFVLGTLTIPFLFILMWMSFFGNAALDKVRGGDDAFGRMAMEAPQRGFFDLMLDYPGGMLLVGLTTLIGLLLYITSADSGALVMSNFTSRIDDAHRDGPRWSRIVWSVVIGVLTLVMLRIDGVATTQAATVVMGLPFTVVMYPLMISLWKSLRRELEPGEQKPDWRHRLARSFDWPSAEKAQRYLDDTALPALLDVAKELSAQNFPAGVHVEPTLPVSTLTLNFGEKTLSIVPLECDVPALAGYNLDREDPYIELRLGTIDIYGYETEELISAVLDRVEAERGSLVE; from the coding sequence ATGCCACCCGTGCGATCAGCGCCTATCCTCTTCTTCGTGCGAGGAAAACAGATCTCATCACGGCGGTCCGTAAATACCCCGGTATTTGCCACCACCCTCATCGGCGTCATAGCCCTGGTTGCCTGGGCTTTCTTTGGCCACGATTCTGCGGAGATGGCGCTCACCGCCGTCACCGGTTGGATTGCGCAAAAACTAGGTTGGTTTTATGTCCTTACCGCCACCGTCGCAGTTATTTTCGTAATAGTAGTTGCGATATCAAAATTGGGAACCCTCCGGCTCGGCCCCGACGATTCCCGCCCCCAATTCAGCCTGTTTTCTTGGTCTGCAATGCTTTTCGCCGCCGGGATCGGCGTCGACCTTATGTTCTTCTCCGTGGCGGAACCGGTAACGCAGTATTACATGCCGCCGCAAGGCCCCGGCGAGACCCGTCAGGCGGCGGAGGAAGCCGTGGTTTTCGCCCTCTTCCACTACGGGATTTCCGGCTGGGCCATGTATTCGCTTCTCGGAATGGCGTTCGGTTTCTTCGCCTTCCGGTGGGGCATGCCGCTCACCCTGCGCAGCGCGCTCTACCCGCTCTTGGGCAAGCGGGTCCAAGGCACATTGGGGCATTCGGTAGACGTGGCGGCGACGCTGGGCACGGTGTTCGGTATCGCGGCGTCGCTAAGCATCGGCGTGGTACAGCTCAACTACGGACTCACACTGTTGTTCGGTTGGGAGGAAGGCGAGCAGGTGCAAACCGCGCTGGTGGTGTTTAGCGTGGCCATCGCGGCGCTGTCCGCAGTATCCGGCGTGGACCGCGGCATTAAGCGCCTTTCCGAAATCAATGTGCTGATGGCCATCGTGCTGATGACCTATGTTGTTATCACAGGTAAAACGGCATTTCTGCTCGACGCAATGGTGATGAATATCGGCGACTACGCCTACCATTTCGTGGATTGGTCGCTAGACACCTACGCCTATTCCGAGACGCCGGAACAGACCCGCGCCTGGCTGGCCAGCTGGACGCTCTTCTTCTGGGCCTGGTGGGTCGCCTGGGCGCCGTTCGTAGGTTTGTTCCTGGCGCGCATTTCCCGCGGCCGGACGCTACGCGAGTTTGTGCTGGGCACCCTGACCATCCCGTTCCTGTTTATCCTGATGTGGATGAGCTTCTTCGGCAACGCGGCGCTAGACAAGGTGCGCGGCGGCGACGACGCCTTCGGACGCATGGCCATGGAAGCCCCGCAACGCGGGTTTTTCGATCTGATGCTCGATTACCCGGGCGGCATGCTGCTCGTCGGCCTGACCACCCTGATCGGCCTGCTGCTCTATATCACCTCCGCGGATTCCGGCGCCCTGGTGATGTCCAATTTCACCTCCCGCATCGACGACGCGCACCGCGATGGCCCCCGCTGGTCGCGCATTGTGTGGTCCGTGGTCATCGGCGTGCTCACCCTGGTGATGCTGCGTATCGACGGCGTGGCCACCACCCAAGCCGCCACCGTGGTCATGGGCTTGCCGTTCACCGTGGTGATGTATCCGCTGATGATCAGCCTCTGGAAGTCCCTGCGCCGCGAGCTCGAGCCCGGCGAACAAAAACCCGACTGGCGGCACCGTCTCGCCCGCTCGTTCGACTGGCCGAGCGCCGAGAAAGCGCAGCGTTACCTGGACGACACCGCATTGCCCGCGCTTCTCGACGTCGCTAAGGAACTGTCCGCGCAGAACTTCCCCGCCGGCGTCCACGTGGAGCCCACCTTGCCGGTATCCACCCTTACCCTCAATTTCGGGGAGAAGACACTGTCCATCGTCCCGCTGGAATGCGACGTCCCGGCGCTGGCGGGCTACAACCTCGACCGCGAAGACCCCTACATAGAATTGCGCCTTGGCACGATTGATATCTACGGTTATGAAACCGAAGAACTCATCAGCGCGGTGTTGGACCGCGTCGAGGCAGAACGAGGTTCTTTAGTAGAGTAG
- the dnaG gene encoding DNA primase, whose translation MAKGRIPDSDIAAIRERTPIEEIVGEYVQLKPAGADSLKGLSPFKDEKTPSFHVRPNRGYFHCFSSGEGGDVFSFLMKMEHVSFPEAVEICAEKIGYQIRYEGGGPGRREEPGTRQRLVAANKAAHEFYVAQLETQEAETARRFLTQRGFSAADAHKFGCGYAPGGWDTLTKHLLRKGFSHQELEAAGLCAMGRRGPIDRFHRRLLWPIRNLAGDVIGFGARKLFEDDNLGKYMNTPETMLYKKSKVLFGLDQAKKDIAAGHRAVVVEGYTDVMAMHVAGVTTAVAACGTAFGDEHLQLLRRLMLDDTYFRGELIYTFDGDEAGQKAAMRAFEGDQQFTGQSYVSVAPDGMDPCDLRLAQGDAALRELVAKRVPMFEFVVRAMLQDYSLDSVDGRLQALRRAVPVVAGIRDETLRNEYARQLAGWVGWTDPGEVLAQVREQARHPRQRPQEPRRARRFDAAAAPATSSPTPGFDLPNPREPRLWPERESLKLALQYPEIAGDYFDGIPVDAFTHPAYRAVRQAIANQGGCRSRNGIAGVAGEMTDLLGRSLVSELAVEEIHCPSEALPQYADSVLSRLQEVRVGNQIAQLKARLQRMRPADDERTYNSLFADLIALEQARRDLLARAFQQ comes from the coding sequence ATGGCCAAAGGAAGAATCCCGGATTCGGATATTGCGGCGATCCGCGAGCGCACCCCCATCGAGGAGATCGTGGGGGAGTATGTGCAGCTCAAGCCCGCTGGCGCGGATTCGTTGAAGGGGCTTTCGCCGTTTAAGGATGAGAAGACGCCGTCGTTCCATGTGCGGCCGAACCGCGGGTACTTTCACTGTTTTTCCTCCGGCGAGGGCGGGGATGTGTTCAGCTTCCTGATGAAGATGGAGCATGTGAGCTTCCCGGAAGCGGTGGAGATTTGCGCGGAGAAGATTGGCTATCAGATTCGATACGAAGGTGGGGGTCCGGGCCGCAGGGAGGAGCCGGGTACTCGGCAGCGGCTGGTGGCGGCCAATAAGGCGGCGCATGAGTTCTATGTAGCCCAGCTGGAGACCCAAGAGGCGGAGACCGCCCGCAGGTTCCTTACCCAGCGCGGGTTCTCCGCCGCAGACGCACATAAGTTCGGTTGCGGGTATGCGCCGGGGGGTTGGGATACGCTCACTAAGCACCTCCTGCGCAAGGGGTTTAGCCACCAGGAGCTGGAGGCGGCGGGCCTGTGCGCCATGGGGCGGCGCGGCCCGATTGATAGGTTTCACCGCCGCCTGCTGTGGCCGATCCGCAATCTCGCCGGCGACGTGATTGGCTTCGGCGCCCGCAAGCTCTTCGAGGACGATAACCTGGGCAAGTACATGAATACGCCCGAGACCATGCTGTATAAGAAGTCGAAGGTGTTGTTCGGCCTCGATCAGGCGAAGAAGGATATCGCCGCCGGGCATCGCGCGGTGGTTGTGGAGGGCTATACCGATGTGATGGCTATGCATGTCGCCGGGGTGACCACTGCGGTGGCGGCCTGCGGCACGGCCTTTGGGGATGAGCACCTGCAGCTGCTGCGCAGGTTGATGTTGGACGATACCTACTTTCGCGGCGAATTGATATATACGTTCGACGGCGACGAGGCCGGGCAAAAGGCCGCCATGCGCGCCTTCGAGGGGGATCAGCAATTCACCGGTCAGTCCTATGTTTCGGTAGCGCCGGACGGCATGGACCCGTGTGATTTGCGGCTGGCCCAGGGCGATGCGGCGCTCCGGGAGCTCGTCGCCAAGCGCGTACCTATGTTCGAATTCGTGGTTCGCGCGATGCTTCAGGATTATTCGCTGGATTCCGTCGATGGCCGCCTTCAGGCGTTGCGCCGCGCGGTGCCGGTAGTGGCCGGGATCCGCGATGAGACGTTGCGCAATGAGTACGCTCGTCAATTGGCGGGTTGGGTCGGCTGGACGGATCCTGGCGAGGTGCTCGCCCAGGTCAGGGAGCAGGCGCGTCACCCTCGGCAGCGCCCGCAAGAGCCGCGTCGCGCGCGGCGGTTCGATGCGGCCGCGGCGCCAGCGACGAGTTCCCCTACCCCCGGTTTTGATCTGCCGAACCCCCGCGAGCCGCGCCTGTGGCCGGAGCGGGAGAGCTTGAAGTTGGCGTTGCAGTATCCGGAGATCGCTGGCGATTATTTTGATGGGATCCCGGTGGACGCGTTCACGCATCCGGCGTACCGCGCGGTGCGGCAGGCCATTGCGAATCAGGGCGGCTGCCGCAGCCGGAATGGGATCGCCGGGGTGGCGGGCGAGATGACGGATTTATTGGGCCGGTCGTTGGTGTCGGAGTTGGCGGTGGAGGAGATTCATTGCCCGTCGGAGGCCCTGCCGCAGTATGCGGATAGCGTGTTGTCGCGCCTGCAGGAGGTGCGGGTGGGCAATCAGATTGCGCAGTTGAAGGCGCGTCTGCAACGGATGCGCCCGGCGGATGATGAGCGCACGTACAATTCGTTGTTTGCAGACCTAATTGCCCTAGAGCAGGCGCGGCGCGACCTGCTGGCCCGTGCTTTTCAGCAGTGA
- a CDS encoding ribonuclease domain-containing protein, whose protein sequence is MNRVLKGLGAVALLVAAAWLGIDLSQGDLSQGGESSESSQAKGVQSSPTAQTNTSTDPKTPTKPNTSSPTSPTSPTRLPSCPTATLPDQAHEVIDDILAGGPFEHPEYDGTHFGNYERILPRQNSNFYREYTVDTPGVRHRGERRIVVGGGTKQDPDTWYYTDDHYESFCEIPDAEQ, encoded by the coding sequence ATGAATCGTGTGTTGAAGGGTTTGGGCGCGGTCGCGCTACTTGTTGCTGCCGCATGGTTGGGCATTGATCTTTCCCAAGGCGATCTTTCCCAAGGCGGGGAAAGTAGTGAATCATCGCAGGCCAAAGGCGTGCAAAGCTCGCCGACGGCCCAAACGAATACCTCGACCGACCCGAAAACACCCACCAAGCCAAACACCAGCAGCCCCACTAGCCCCACCAGCCCCACGCGTCTCCCGTCATGCCCCACCGCCACCCTACCTGACCAGGCACATGAGGTTATCGACGATATTCTCGCCGGCGGCCCCTTCGAGCACCCTGAGTACGACGGCACGCACTTCGGCAATTACGAGCGGATCTTGCCCAGGCAGAACAGTAATTTCTATCGGGAGTACACGGTGGATACGCCAGGCGTTCGCCATCGGGGCGAGCGCCGAATTGTGGTCGGCGGCGGCACGAAGCAAGACCCGGACACCTGGTATTACACGGATGACCACTACGAAAGTTTTTGCGAAATCCCAGACGCGGAGCAATAG
- a CDS encoding ArsR/SmtB family transcription factor, with protein MNAQQTIVEPSFVHDLKPDEALFTSASNTLKLLAEPTRLHLLWLLVENEHNVAELVDSVGVSRTVVSQHLAKLRLGGLVESRREGRNIIYRVVDGHLSRLVLETLNHADHMLTGEPLHE; from the coding sequence ATGAACGCACAACAAACAATCGTAGAACCCTCATTCGTCCACGACCTAAAGCCGGACGAAGCCCTTTTCACCTCCGCCTCAAACACCCTCAAACTCCTCGCCGAACCGACCCGGCTCCACCTGCTTTGGCTCCTTGTGGAGAACGAACACAATGTCGCTGAGCTCGTCGACTCCGTTGGGGTCAGCCGCACCGTAGTCAGCCAACACCTAGCCAAATTACGGCTCGGCGGGCTTGTGGAATCCCGGCGGGAAGGGCGCAACATCATCTACCGGGTGGTCGACGGGCACCTCAGCCGACTCGTGCTGGAAACGCTCAACCACGCCGACCATATGCTTACCGGGGAACCCTTGCACGAATAG
- a CDS encoding MFS transporter produces the protein MLAPLRHPTYRKLFLAQVVALVGTGLLTVALSLQAYDFAGSHAGTVLGTALTIKILMYVFAAPIMSAVVQRLPVVAVLVGADALRIAVALLLPWVDNTASLYAAIAILQLASATFTPTFQALIPRIITAEDDYTAALSLSRLAYDLEAVASPVFAAGALLIMSYHGLFIGTAGGFLGSLVLVLLAAPGFPASHADEKQESLPKRSLRGVRYMGRIPELRSVLFLNLAIAAPMAMVLVNTVVILRDMFSRDDAAVAWLLAAFGVGSMALAFSLPRLRERFSDFSLMWSGAAASISGMVLLYLVLISGWEWALWAIWPLLGASLSIMQTPISQVLRTHTPEADLTYVFAAQFSLSHACYLVAYPLAGWAGAGMGLPWVTLVLIIVGVFGTMLSIHTSLDARQFEHTEPVQTHN, from the coding sequence ATGCTTGCTCCATTGCGCCACCCCACCTACCGCAAACTATTCCTCGCCCAAGTCGTTGCCCTCGTGGGAACGGGTTTGCTAACAGTCGCACTGAGTTTGCAGGCGTACGACTTCGCCGGAAGCCACGCCGGCACCGTCCTTGGCACCGCACTCACCATCAAAATCCTGATGTACGTGTTCGCCGCGCCCATCATGAGCGCCGTGGTGCAACGACTGCCCGTGGTCGCCGTCCTCGTGGGTGCCGACGCCCTCCGCATCGCCGTCGCACTCCTCCTGCCATGGGTGGACAACACGGCGTCCCTTTACGCCGCGATCGCGATCCTGCAACTCGCCTCCGCCACCTTCACGCCCACCTTCCAGGCCCTGATCCCGCGCATTATCACCGCCGAAGACGACTACACCGCCGCGCTCTCCCTATCCCGCCTCGCGTACGATCTCGAGGCCGTCGCCAGCCCGGTTTTCGCAGCTGGCGCCCTATTGATCATGAGCTATCACGGCCTGTTTATCGGCACCGCCGGCGGCTTCCTCGGCTCCCTCGTCCTTGTGCTCCTAGCCGCCCCCGGTTTCCCCGCCAGCCACGCTGACGAAAAGCAGGAATCCCTCCCCAAGCGCAGCCTGCGCGGCGTGCGATACATGGGCCGCATTCCCGAATTGCGCAGCGTCCTCTTCCTCAACCTGGCCATTGCCGCCCCGATGGCGATGGTGCTGGTCAATACCGTAGTGATCCTCCGCGACATGTTTTCGCGTGACGACGCCGCGGTGGCCTGGCTGCTTGCAGCCTTCGGCGTCGGCTCCATGGCGCTGGCATTCTCATTGCCTCGTCTACGCGAACGTTTCAGCGACTTTTCGCTCATGTGGTCGGGAGCCGCGGCGTCGATAAGCGGCATGGTGCTGCTGTACCTCGTACTTATCAGCGGGTGGGAATGGGCGCTGTGGGCGATCTGGCCGCTACTCGGGGCGTCGCTATCCATCATGCAAACGCCCATCAGCCAAGTGCTGCGCACGCACACGCCGGAAGCCGACCTCACCTACGTATTCGCCGCCCAATTCTCGCTGAGCCACGCGTGCTACCTCGTCGCATACCCGCTCGCAGGCTGGGCGGGGGCAGGAATGGGGCTGCCATGGGTTACGCTGGTGTTGATAATAGTTGGGGTGTTTGGCACCATGCTGAGCATTCACACGAGCCTAGACGCTCGTCAGTTTGAACACACGGAACCAGTGCAAACGCACAACTAG
- a CDS encoding deoxyguanosinetriphosphate triphosphohydrolase, with amino-acid sequence MGYHYTEADRQRRLDEPAKRSHFPGTDVEHRSVFARDRARVLHSAALRRLADKTQVVGPHDGDTPRTRLTHSLEVAQIARGLGAGIGVDPELAELAGLCHDIGHPPYGHNGEVALNELADLCGGFEGNAQTLRILTRLEPKVLSPDGESYGLNLSRASLDAACKYPWARADAPNNKYGAYDEDAAVLEWVRQGHRDHRPPLEGQIMDWSDDVAYSVHDVEDGILSNRIDLRVLWDLVELAALAEKGARAFGGDPNELLEAAARLRHLEVVNAATDYDGSLRKTVALKGLTSELVGRFVAATIAATKEANPDRYGELVIRPDALAEVTLLKTIAVLYVMEDPGHLRRQDRQREKIRLVYEYLLMGAPGTLDPMFRAWFAAAENDAQRQRVIIDQIASMTESRLQRIHREAVVVSGFLA; translated from the coding sequence GTGGGGTACCACTATACCGAGGCGGACCGCCAGCGGCGGCTCGATGAACCAGCCAAACGGAGCCATTTCCCCGGCACGGATGTGGAGCATCGCAGCGTCTTCGCCCGCGACCGCGCCCGCGTGCTGCACTCGGCGGCGCTGCGCAGGCTGGCAGATAAAACCCAGGTGGTTGGACCCCACGACGGGGACACGCCGCGCACCCGGTTGACGCATTCGCTGGAAGTGGCCCAGATCGCGCGTGGCCTCGGCGCCGGCATCGGGGTGGATCCGGAGCTGGCCGAGCTGGCGGGGCTGTGCCACGATATCGGACACCCGCCGTATGGGCACAACGGGGAGGTGGCGCTCAACGAGTTGGCCGATCTGTGCGGCGGCTTCGAGGGCAACGCCCAAACGCTGCGCATATTGACCCGGCTGGAACCGAAAGTGCTTTCGCCCGACGGGGAGAGTTACGGGCTCAACCTTAGCCGGGCGTCTCTCGACGCCGCGTGCAAGTACCCGTGGGCCCGGGCCGACGCCCCGAACAATAAATACGGTGCCTATGACGAAGACGCCGCCGTGCTCGAATGGGTGCGCCAGGGCCACCGGGATCACCGGCCGCCGTTGGAGGGCCAGATCATGGATTGGTCCGATGACGTGGCCTATTCCGTGCATGACGTGGAGGACGGCATCCTGTCTAACCGAATAGATTTGCGGGTGCTGTGGGACTTGGTGGAGCTGGCGGCGCTGGCGGAGAAAGGCGCCCGGGCGTTCGGCGGGGATCCGAACGAATTATTGGAGGCGGCGGCGCGGCTGCGGCACCTAGAGGTGGTCAATGCCGCCACGGATTACGATGGCAGCCTGCGGAAAACCGTGGCGCTCAAGGGCTTAACCTCCGAATTGGTGGGACGGTTCGTCGCCGCCACCATCGCTGCGACCAAAGAGGCGAATCCGGACCGGTACGGGGAATTGGTGATCCGCCCGGACGCGCTGGCGGAGGTGACCCTGCTCAAGACCATCGCCGTGCTGTACGTGATGGAGGACCCCGGCCACCTGCGCCGCCAGGACCGGCAGCGAGAAAAGATTCGATTGGTGTACGAGTACCTGCTGATGGGCGCGCCGGGCACGCTCGATCCGATGTTCCGCGCGTGGTTCGCCGCCGCGGAGAATGATGCCCAGCGCCAGCGGGTGATTATCGATCAGATCGCGTCCATGACGGAGTCCCGCTTGCAGCGCATTCATCGCGAGGCGGTGGTGGTTTCCGGTTTTCTTGCCTGA
- a CDS encoding TPM domain-containing protein: MTSQRHQIHVIPATFAALCVTGLAALAIAPGAVALAQAPAVTSPATAATDSPPPSQQTQHVVDHSGVLSDAEAAELEEMITTMRREEQRDMYVVLQPTFGSLDANQFAEDTFKLNRADNVLVLAIATEARKYAVAYERNSARWPASTAKKVEEAAYQKLVDSDFAGAAYAAVEAGGGARPLTAEEQRQRTRTGYTLLGTGAGGIAAIGGGLWYANRRRRAKSIEAARQIPPGNVEELTKLSDAVLTQLAQEELVSTDESIRRARAELDLAISEFGAERVRPFTSAMNTSTSTLQRAFQLQQQIDSKSVASVNQRRAMLVEIVSSCGLADDALDAVAAKFADLRNLLVNAPSKVEEITQQLVDLRTRLPQAAVTLEELQRTYEPSVIDSIDENVDLAAELTAQAETAIDSAREQLSLPPGSQGGVVDAIRTAENAISHADKALSSIENAATDIAQAQAGIEVVIAEIEGEVAEAKQLKEQGQAHGARANWDSVTETLSRAPGIIADARKKAEADPLTTYSTLVEYDAELDLLLDTVRESTAQQARALHILDNTLRSADAALRSADDYIGTRGRIVGSAARSQLAEGHRQHALALSNRTSDTRAAIEQAQHSLDLAKRALRAARNDVSEHQSRQSHNSGFTTGLIAGSILSGGSSGGFSGGFSVGGGGGGISSSSGSF, from the coding sequence ATGACTTCGCAGCGTCATCAAATCCACGTCATTCCCGCAACGTTCGCAGCTCTGTGCGTCACCGGTTTGGCGGCGCTTGCCATCGCCCCAGGGGCCGTTGCGCTGGCGCAAGCCCCGGCGGTTACCAGCCCGGCAACGGCCGCCACGGACTCGCCGCCGCCGAGCCAGCAGACCCAGCATGTGGTCGACCATTCGGGGGTGCTGAGCGACGCGGAAGCGGCTGAGCTGGAAGAGATGATCACCACGATGCGCCGGGAAGAGCAGCGCGATATGTACGTGGTGTTGCAACCTACGTTCGGCTCGCTCGACGCCAACCAATTCGCCGAAGACACGTTCAAACTCAACCGCGCGGACAATGTGCTGGTGCTGGCCATTGCAACGGAAGCGCGCAAGTATGCCGTCGCGTACGAGAGGAATAGTGCGCGGTGGCCGGCGTCGACTGCGAAAAAGGTCGAGGAGGCCGCCTACCAGAAACTCGTGGATTCGGATTTCGCGGGGGCGGCTTATGCTGCGGTGGAGGCGGGCGGTGGCGCACGGCCTTTGACTGCGGAGGAGCAGCGGCAACGCACGCGCACCGGCTACACATTATTGGGCACCGGGGCGGGCGGCATCGCGGCCATTGGTGGCGGCTTGTGGTACGCCAATCGCCGCCGCAGGGCGAAGAGTATTGAGGCGGCGCGGCAGATCCCGCCCGGCAATGTGGAGGAGCTGACCAAGCTTAGCGACGCCGTGCTTACCCAGCTCGCGCAAGAGGAACTGGTGTCCACGGATGAATCCATCCGGCGGGCGCGCGCGGAGCTGGATCTGGCGATCTCGGAATTCGGCGCGGAGCGGGTGCGTCCGTTTACCAGTGCGATGAATACTTCCACCTCGACCCTGCAGCGGGCGTTCCAATTGCAGCAGCAAATAGATTCGAAGTCGGTGGCGTCCGTAAATCAGCGCCGCGCCATGCTGGTGGAGATCGTGTCCAGCTGCGGGCTGGCGGATGACGCCTTGGACGCCGTGGCGGCAAAGTTTGCGGACCTGCGAAACCTGCTGGTCAATGCGCCTTCCAAGGTGGAGGAGATCACCCAGCAGCTGGTGGATCTGCGCACCCGCCTGCCCCAGGCAGCGGTGACCTTGGAGGAATTGCAGCGCACCTACGAGCCTTCGGTGATCGATAGCATCGACGAAAACGTGGACCTTGCCGCCGAGCTGACGGCGCAGGCCGAAACGGCTATCGATTCGGCGCGCGAGCAGCTTTCCCTTCCACCGGGCTCGCAGGGCGGCGTGGTGGACGCTATCCGCACTGCGGAGAATGCGATCAGCCATGCAGATAAGGCGCTATCCAGCATCGAAAATGCCGCCACCGATATCGCCCAGGCGCAGGCCGGAATCGAGGTCGTGATCGCGGAGATCGAAGGCGAGGTCGCGGAGGCCAAGCAGCTCAAGGAGCAGGGCCAGGCCCACGGCGCCCGCGCCAATTGGGATAGCGTCACCGAAACACTAAGCCGGGCCCCGGGGATCATCGCCGACGCCCGCAAGAAGGCCGAGGCGGACCCCCTGACCACCTATAGCACGCTTGTCGAATATGATGCCGAACTGGACCTGCTCTTGGACACCGTCCGCGAAAGCACCGCCCAGCAGGCCCGCGCGCTGCACATCCTGGATAACACGCTGCGTTCGGCCGATGCCGCGCTGCGTTCCGCCGATGATTACATTGGCACCCGCGGGCGGATCGTCGGTTCCGCGGCCCGCTCCCAGCTCGCGGAGGGGCATCGCCAACACGCGCTGGCCTTAAGCAATCGCACTTCCGACACCCGCGCCGCGATCGAGCAGGCGCAGCATTCGCTTGACCTTGCGAAACGGGCGCTGCGGGCGGCGCGCAACGACGTGTCCGAGCACCAGTCGCGGCAGAGCCATAATTCCGGTTTCACCACCGGTTTGATCGCTGGCAGCATCTTGAGCGGTGGTAGTAGCGGCGGGTTTTCCGGCGGATTCTCCGTTGGCGGAGGCGGTGGCGGCATCAGCTCGAGCAGCGGCAGCTTCTAA
- a CDS encoding Fic family protein, which translates to MTPDSNGTRTFDTVHGELAYSEVNDRVAEPLRLLINEINEGAFLDFELNPHLLQEFHRRICVDLTPHIAGKLRHCAVRIGHHYPPEHIYVSQKLWEYFDDINARMLYVQGDLQNTLELLSYVEAKGLHIHPFVDFNGRAIRALVYEVMRRIDFPPIEISIDADSPLHHTYIQALREFDVHQSLHGLVDIWRNHRFPAFRDEFY; encoded by the coding sequence ATGACACCCGATTCTAATGGCACACGTACATTCGATACCGTCCACGGTGAGCTAGCTTACTCAGAGGTCAATGACAGAGTTGCAGAGCCCCTTCGATTACTCATCAATGAAATAAACGAAGGGGCTTTTCTCGATTTCGAGCTCAACCCGCACCTATTGCAGGAGTTCCACCGTCGCATCTGCGTGGACCTCACGCCGCACATCGCCGGGAAGCTTAGACATTGCGCGGTGCGCATCGGCCACCACTACCCGCCCGAACACATTTACGTCTCCCAGAAATTGTGGGAATACTTCGACGATATCAACGCCCGCATGCTCTACGTTCAGGGCGATCTGCAAAACACCCTGGAATTGCTTTCCTATGTTGAGGCCAAAGGCTTGCACATCCACCCGTTTGTGGACTTTAACGGCCGCGCCATCCGCGCCTTGGTGTACGAGGTCATGCGGCGGATCGACTTCCCGCCGATCGAAATTTCTATCGACGCGGACTCGCCGCTGCATCACACGTATATTCAGGCGTTGCGGGAGTTTGATGTCCACCAGTCATTGCATGGGCTGGTGGACATTTGGCGCAACCACCGCTTCCCCGCGTTCCGCGACGAGTTTTACTAG